Proteins found in one Misgurnus anguillicaudatus chromosome 3, ASM2758022v2, whole genome shotgun sequence genomic segment:
- the tma16 gene encoding translation machinery-associated protein 16, whose product MPKAAKGKKAPVEKVVHPYSRKAGYLASAAIKQGRKEKLKSEKAQRLNLIGDKLMWFQSQLDPDKSEYTKQDACDIIERYLHRFDGELEQIVLANSIKGRQGRQHGSREAIIKQTMERERALYEGNGFEIPDIINSKHLKTFREWSGDLKKLPCIKMRKVSAKGVDSTASVVSNDTNMDEENEDNEASQNSETDL is encoded by the exons ATG CCAAAGGCAGCGAAAGGCAAAAAAGCTCCAGTGGAGAAGGTTGTTCATCCATACAGCAGAAAAGCTGGCTATTTGGCAAGTGCGGCTATCAAAcaaggaaggaaggaaaa gTTAAAAAGTGAAAAGGCACAGCGTCTAAACCTGATTG GCGATAAACTTATGTGGTTCCAAAGCCAGCTAGATCCTGACAAGTCTGAGTACACCAAACAAGATGCTTGTGATATCATTGAAAG GTACCTTCACCGGTTTGATGGAGAGCTGGAGCAGATAGTGTTGGCGAACAGTATTAAAGGACGACAGGGTCGTCAGCATGGCTCCAGAGAGGCGATCATCAAACAGACAATGGAAAGAGAACGGGCACTGTATGAAGGCAATGGCTTTG AAATTCCTGATATCATCAACTccaagcatttaaaaacattcag AGAGTGGAGTGGTGACTTAAAAAAACTCCCCTGCATTAAGATGAGAAAAGTTTCAGCGAAAGGCGTTGACAGCACAGCCTCTGTTGTTTCAAACGATACAAACATGGACGAAGAAAATGAAGACAATGAGGCATCTCAGAATTCCGAAACTGACCTGTAG